In one Mucilaginibacter sp. PAMB04168 genomic region, the following are encoded:
- a CDS encoding response regulator transcription factor translates to MEQGTIKIAIIEDDETIRNGYEFLINNTPGYRVVGAYASVEEASKLMEDTGAEVILLDIELPGINGIEALPKLKKILPDAYILILTVYESENLIFEALSNGASGYLTKNTSAAKIVEAVKEVMEGGGPMSVNIARLVIRSFQKNQDSPLSKRETQILQLIGEGKSRSQIATELFIDLETVKSHIRNTYHKLDVNSKADAIKIAKQNRLI, encoded by the coding sequence ATGGAACAAGGCACAATTAAAATAGCAATAATTGAGGATGATGAGACCATAAGAAATGGCTATGAGTTTTTAATTAACAATACGCCTGGTTATCGGGTGGTAGGAGCTTATGCCTCGGTTGAGGAAGCAAGCAAATTGATGGAGGACACCGGTGCTGAAGTTATATTGCTGGATATTGAGCTGCCCGGAATAAATGGGATTGAAGCATTACCCAAGCTCAAAAAAATTTTACCTGACGCCTATATCCTTATATTAACCGTATACGAATCAGAGAACCTTATTTTTGAAGCGCTATCTAACGGCGCTTCGGGGTACTTAACCAAAAATACATCGGCTGCTAAAATTGTTGAGGCAGTTAAGGAGGTAATGGAAGGGGGAGGTCCTATGAGTGTAAACATAGCACGACTAGTGATCCGCTCGTTTCAAAAGAATCAGGATTCGCCTTTATCCAAGCGCGAAACACAAATACTGCAATTGATAGGGGAGGGCAAGAGCCGCAGTCAAATTGCCACTGAGCTTTTTATAGACCTGGAGACCGTAAAAAGCCATATCCGGAATACTTATCATAAACTCGACGTAAACTCAAAAGCCGACGCTATTAAGATTGCCAAGCAAAACAGGCTGATTTGA
- a CDS encoding VOC family protein: MCLKINYIPVFVNSLQTEISFYTEKLGFELLGDGVYHNANPCKLVKTGDNIVIGLIEDPTLTGNHKSNMLLNTQDLLQDYHLLSAAGIQFNGGPQYSPNGLSAEFTDMSGNAYVLFEQRNYED; this comes from the coding sequence ATGTGCCTAAAAATTAATTATATACCTGTTTTCGTAAACAGCTTGCAAACCGAGATTAGCTTTTACACCGAGAAGTTGGGGTTTGAGCTTTTGGGCGACGGGGTGTACCACAACGCTAATCCATGCAAACTGGTTAAAACAGGCGATAACATTGTTATTGGCCTAATTGAAGATCCTACATTGACCGGCAACCATAAAAGCAATATGCTGCTTAACACACAGGACCTGTTGCAGGATTACCATTTACTAAGTGCTGCCGGTATTCAATTCAATGGCGGTCCGCAGTATTCACCCAATGGACTTTCGGCTGAGTTTACTGATATGAGCGGCAACGCTTATGTGTTGTTTGAGCAAAGAAATTATGAGGATTAG
- a CDS encoding AraC family transcriptional regulator has translation MKYQKVLKNNNKIASDTTCQKQQMQMADNLSIRFVFSGSETYQIGKRQLAVHPDTFLILNEDTQFTSRIDAIDPVQSFALTFDRTYLSDFLRSQTLTEEALLANPADKPVLYNFEETLYPLKGDMRYNLLHLKEQTERGLQDEFLLNEYLYHCLINYYKVYQEEIFDKEARLTFLNHSTKIEILRRLNLAKEYMLGNYDQSISLDDIAEYACLSVNHFLRTFKQAFDMSPHQYLTKIRLQRARHLIKTTNMPINEIVHLVGFECPSSFIRLFKSKYHTTPLQYKLTA, from the coding sequence ATGAAATACCAGAAAGTACTTAAGAACAACAACAAGATTGCAAGTGATACCACCTGCCAAAAGCAACAAATGCAAATGGCTGACAATCTGAGTATCCGCTTCGTTTTCTCAGGCTCAGAAACCTACCAGATCGGTAAGCGCCAGCTTGCCGTACACCCCGATACGTTTTTGATACTGAATGAAGATACGCAGTTTACCAGCAGAATAGATGCCATTGATCCGGTTCAATCCTTCGCGCTCACGTTTGACCGTACTTACCTGAGCGATTTTCTTCGATCGCAAACTTTAACGGAAGAGGCGCTGCTGGCCAACCCGGCCGATAAACCTGTACTCTACAACTTCGAGGAGACATTGTACCCGTTAAAAGGGGACATGAGGTATAATTTGCTCCACTTAAAGGAGCAAACCGAACGCGGCCTGCAAGATGAGTTCCTGCTCAATGAGTATCTGTACCACTGCCTAATTAATTATTACAAGGTATACCAGGAAGAAATCTTTGACAAAGAAGCCCGCCTTACCTTTTTAAATCACAGCACTAAAATTGAAATTTTGCGGAGGCTGAACCTGGCTAAAGAATATATGCTGGGCAATTATGATCAAAGTATATCGCTTGATGATATTGCCGAGTATGCCTGCCTGTCGGTCAACCACTTCCTGCGCACATTTAAACAGGCGTTTGATATGTCGCCGCACCAATACCTTACCAAAATAAGGTTACAACGCGCCAGGCACCTTATTAAAACCACTAACATGCCCATTAACGAGATCGTGCACCTGGTTGGCTTCGAGTGCCCAAGCTCTTTCATTAGGTTATTTAAGAGTAAATATCACACCACGCCGCTGCAGTATAAACTTACAGCGTAA
- a CDS encoding TonB-dependent receptor — translation MKKKLLIFLFLYSLSITAVFAQRTVTGKVTGSDDGLPLPGVSIKVAGGSGGTQTNAQGDYTINLPAGSSALIFTYVGFTTTTVPVGSQSVLNVKLTSDSKALTEVVVTGYGLQQRKRDLTGANSVVSGKDIANVPVQSFDNALNGRAAGVQVTSASGIPGANVSVNIRGVNSINAGTQPLYIIDGVEVVAGDQTRNFPTSNALAGINPNDIESINIMKDAAAAAIYGAQAANGVVIVTTKRGKAGRTQIDFRAYGGYSEVVRKQELLNTPEFIQLSREAIINRYGSIALALRPANQGGNPDVVNLLNSFGDPVSAPTYDWQDAVFRKGGAQNYDLSASGGNENTKFFVSGSYNKQIGQTIGQDFSRGSVRVNLDQKVSEKISFGSTINLAAYTQNGTPGGTGFASPNRSAMLIPPYVPIYRTDGTFNTPIPGAYTNNVVQTTAFDVYQARTKKLTGNFNVNYQIVKDLRFRSSYSIDYTNIAEDRFQDPRTPDGSQVNGRAAVYNTFITDFNTDQTLNYNHSFGGHKLGVIAGVTYKTEGNEGNSATGTGFPTYQLRTLNSAATPSAVAAFYTGYKRIGYFSRVDYSYNDKYIASATVRHEGSSRFGVNNRYGTFPAGSIGWRINKESFLENVNWIDDLKLRASYGVLGNSAIGDFDALSQFTSNGGGSYAGGAGLTPVLGNDNLTWEQSQTTDVGVDFSFFKGRLSGGVGAFIKNTSKLLLNRSLPVNGGFATYRDNIGKLRNEGLEIELNTTNIAGKFQWTTTATATFLKSKLLELNDGLQTLSNTYFVGEPLLTFNTYRYAGVNPADGNAMFYDRNGNITYNPTTDDRVKIGSQLPKGYGGLTNTFTYKGISLSAFIQYQYGNKINNVDAQFLRRMGSTLDRNQDRSELRRWQKPGDITDTPRPYYNTGAPTGNQNGGITYTSVYSLVNSHMIEDGSYVRLKTLSLSYNLPVKLLQGTFIRNVQVYGQAYNLVTLTKFTGTDPEVQAASYSGIVPQYRTITFGVQVGL, via the coding sequence ATGAAAAAAAAATTACTCATTTTCTTATTTTTATATTCACTGTCAATAACGGCTGTCTTTGCACAAAGGACAGTAACCGGAAAGGTAACAGGAAGTGACGACGGCCTGCCATTGCCTGGCGTATCTATAAAAGTTGCCGGTGGCAGTGGTGGTACGCAAACCAACGCTCAGGGCGATTACACTATTAACCTGCCCGCAGGTTCATCAGCCTTAATATTCACTTACGTAGGTTTTACTACTACTACAGTGCCGGTGGGCAGCCAAAGCGTATTAAATGTTAAGCTAACCTCTGATAGTAAAGCGCTTACCGAAGTAGTAGTAACCGGTTACGGTTTGCAGCAACGCAAACGCGATTTAACAGGAGCCAACTCGGTAGTGTCGGGCAAGGATATAGCTAACGTACCGGTACAAAGTTTTGATAACGCGTTGAACGGCCGTGCAGCTGGTGTGCAGGTTACATCAGCCAGCGGTATCCCTGGTGCCAACGTGTCTGTAAACATACGTGGTGTGAACTCAATTAATGCAGGTACGCAGCCGCTATATATTATTGATGGTGTTGAAGTGGTAGCAGGCGATCAGACCCGTAATTTTCCAACATCTAACGCATTGGCCGGTATTAATCCTAATGATATTGAGTCGATCAATATTATGAAAGATGCCGCTGCTGCTGCCATTTATGGTGCGCAGGCTGCTAATGGTGTAGTAATTGTAACCACTAAACGAGGTAAAGCCGGCCGTACTCAAATTGATTTCCGTGCTTATGGTGGCTATTCGGAAGTGGTGAGAAAACAGGAATTGCTAAACACTCCTGAGTTTATCCAATTGTCTCGTGAAGCGATAATAAATCGTTATGGTAGTATAGCTCTTGCACTGAGGCCAGCTAATCAAGGCGGTAACCCTGACGTTGTTAATTTGCTTAATTCATTTGGTGACCCAGTATCAGCTCCTACGTATGACTGGCAGGATGCAGTATTCAGGAAGGGAGGGGCACAAAATTATGACCTCAGCGCGAGCGGTGGTAACGAAAATACCAAATTTTTTGTATCAGGTTCTTATAACAAACAAATTGGTCAAACCATTGGCCAGGATTTTAGTCGTGGCTCTGTTCGTGTTAACCTGGATCAAAAGGTGAGCGAAAAAATTTCGTTTGGCAGCACAATTAATTTAGCTGCTTATACCCAAAATGGCACCCCGGGCGGTACTGGTTTTGCAAGCCCTAACCGTTCTGCTATGTTAATTCCGCCGTATGTGCCGATCTATAGAACCGATGGTACTTTTAATACTCCTATTCCAGGTGCGTACACCAACAACGTAGTACAAACTACAGCTTTTGACGTGTACCAAGCCAGAACTAAAAAGTTAACTGGTAACTTCAATGTAAATTATCAGATTGTAAAAGATCTCCGCTTTAGATCCTCATACTCTATAGATTACACTAATATTGCTGAAGACCGTTTTCAGGATCCAAGAACACCTGATGGTTCACAGGTTAATGGGCGAGCTGCAGTGTATAACACGTTTATTACCGACTTCAATACCGATCAAACCCTTAACTATAATCACTCGTTTGGTGGGCACAAGTTAGGTGTAATCGCAGGTGTCACCTATAAAACTGAAGGTAATGAGGGTAATAGCGCCACAGGTACTGGTTTTCCAACTTATCAACTGCGTACGCTTAATTCTGCAGCAACACCCTCAGCCGTTGCTGCATTTTACACGGGATATAAACGTATTGGCTATTTCTCACGCGTTGATTATTCTTACAACGATAAGTACATTGCGTCAGCAACTGTTCGCCATGAAGGTTCTTCCCGTTTTGGTGTAAATAACAGGTACGGAACATTCCCTGCTGGATCAATTGGATGGCGTATTAACAAGGAATCGTTCTTAGAGAATGTTAATTGGATAGACGATCTGAAACTAAGGGCCAGCTACGGTGTATTAGGTAATTCGGCAATAGGAGATTTTGATGCGCTTTCACAGTTCACTAGTAATGGAGGTGGCAGTTATGCGGGCGGTGCTGGTTTAACACCAGTTTTAGGAAACGACAATCTAACGTGGGAACAATCTCAAACTACAGATGTTGGCGTTGATTTCTCTTTCTTTAAAGGAAGATTAAGCGGCGGCGTTGGAGCTTTTATAAAAAATACATCAAAACTGTTGCTTAACCGAAGTTTACCCGTAAACGGTGGTTTTGCAACGTATAGAGACAATATCGGTAAGCTGCGAAATGAAGGTTTAGAAATAGAGTTAAACACAACAAATATAGCCGGGAAGTTCCAGTGGACAACAACAGCAACTGCTACTTTCTTGAAGAGTAAACTGCTAGAACTGAATGATGGCTTACAGACACTTAGTAACACTTACTTTGTGGGAGAGCCGTTGCTAACCTTTAACACCTACCGTTATGCGGGTGTCAACCCTGCTGACGGTAACGCAATGTTTTACGACAGAAACGGCAATATCACTTACAATCCGACGACTGATGATCGCGTGAAAATAGGCAGTCAGCTTCCTAAGGGCTATGGTGGCTTAACAAACACCTTCACTTATAAAGGCATTTCGCTGTCTGCGTTTATACAGTATCAGTATGGTAATAAGATAAATAACGTTGATGCGCAATTTCTCAGACGTATGGGTAGCACGCTTGATCGTAATCAGGACAGGTCGGAGTTGCGCAGATGGCAGAAGCCGGGCGATATAACTGACACTCCGCGTCCTTATTATAACACTGGTGCACCAACAGGTAATCAGAACGGTGGTATCACCTATACATCTGTTTACAGTTTGGTAAACTCGCATATGATCGAAGACGGTTCATACGTTCGCTTAAAAACTTTAAGCTTATCGTATAACCTACCCGTTAAGTTATTGCAAGGTACTTTCATAAGAAACGTACAAGTTTATGGGCAGGCCTATAACCTGGTTACCTTAACCAAATTTACAGGCACAGACCCAGAGGTGCAGGCAGCCAGTTATTCAGGAATTGTTCCCCAATACCGCACAATAACCTTCGGTGTGCAAGTTGGTTTATAA
- a CDS encoding RagB/SusD family nutrient uptake outer membrane protein translates to MKKNIILLLAGCVIGTSSCKKILNVEPRQSISSDVALSSATGIRGLLNNAYSSLYQSGLFGRDLIVQSEVLSDNCRIATSNSNRFVNEANNQPRAHFDDYTTIYPIINKTNLIVDYIDNVGDATAAQKASIKGQALFLRALLYFTLVNEYAYNPKQVVNGFDLGVPLTLKGVSTVSQIEALPRAKSSQVYDQVKADLTLAVTLLTNPAGASQVYASKGGAQALLSRVSLYNQEYQATIDNATAAINSNVATFVANATAADYRSIFNKKVSPESLFEINIDISESNGTNSIQNIYQRLDNDPAKSGYGDVVPSANLLAAYEPGDLRKDAVLVPVNKQGESVFWIQKYPGSGGQFGVDNIRVIRISEMYLNRAEAYARLGGAGNEDLARADVNKIRARAGLPATAATGTALIDVILKERRVELAYEGHRWFDLTRLGMNIVKDNGTLLYTDFKILPPIPIGELDINPNLVRNPGY, encoded by the coding sequence ATGAAAAAGAATATAATTTTATTACTTGCAGGATGTGTAATTGGCACGTCCTCATGCAAAAAAATACTGAATGTTGAGCCGCGTCAATCAATCTCATCGGATGTTGCTTTGAGCAGTGCAACTGGTATCCGCGGATTGTTAAACAATGCTTATTCAAGTTTATATCAGTCAGGCTTGTTTGGCCGCGATTTGATTGTACAATCTGAAGTGTTGTCAGACAACTGCCGTATTGCTACTTCCAACTCTAACCGTTTCGTTAATGAGGCTAATAATCAGCCGCGAGCTCATTTCGATGACTACACTACCATATACCCAATTATCAATAAAACCAACTTGATTGTTGATTACATTGATAATGTAGGTGATGCAACAGCTGCTCAGAAAGCATCAATCAAGGGACAAGCTTTATTTCTAAGAGCCTTACTTTATTTCACTTTGGTTAATGAGTACGCCTATAATCCTAAGCAAGTTGTAAACGGTTTTGATTTGGGGGTGCCGTTAACATTAAAAGGTGTATCAACCGTGAGCCAAATTGAAGCCTTGCCCCGTGCAAAAAGCAGTCAGGTTTATGATCAGGTTAAAGCTGACTTGACACTAGCTGTAACGTTGCTAACTAACCCGGCAGGCGCCTCTCAGGTATATGCATCAAAAGGTGGCGCGCAGGCGTTATTGTCAAGAGTGAGCTTATATAACCAGGAGTACCAGGCTACCATAGATAACGCTACAGCGGCTATTAATTCAAATGTAGCAACATTTGTAGCAAATGCTACGGCTGCCGACTATCGGTCCATTTTCAACAAGAAGGTGAGCCCGGAGTCGTTATTTGAGATTAATATTGATATTTCTGAAAGTAACGGTACAAATTCTATACAAAACATTTATCAAAGATTAGATAATGATCCTGCAAAATCGGGTTATGGAGATGTGGTGCCGAGTGCCAATCTTTTGGCTGCGTATGAACCCGGCGATTTACGCAAGGACGCTGTATTAGTACCGGTTAACAAGCAAGGCGAGTCGGTATTCTGGATTCAAAAATATCCGGGTTCAGGCGGTCAGTTTGGCGTTGACAATATTCGTGTCATCCGTATATCTGAAATGTATCTGAACCGTGCTGAAGCTTACGCACGCTTGGGCGGTGCAGGTAACGAAGACTTGGCCCGTGCAGACGTCAACAAAATACGTGCAAGAGCCGGTTTGCCTGCAACAGCAGCAACCGGCACTGCCTTAATTGATGTGATTTTAAAAGAGAGAAGGGTAGAGCTTGCTTATGAAGGCCACCGTTGGTTTGATTTAACACGCCTGGGCATGAATATCGTTAAAGATAACGGTACGCTGCTTTATACCGATTTTAAAATTCTTCCCCCAATTCCAATCGGCGAGTTAGACATCAACCCTAATTTGGTTAGAAACCCTGGTTATTAA
- a CDS encoding DUF2231 domain-containing protein, protein MKSKASIKGHPLHPILIPFPIAFLIGTFVFDLLHVINRNESYWQTAGYLEIAGIVTALAAAVPGAVDYFTIVPPQSSGKKRATQHALVNVGMVLVFIIALFLRDKASNIVILGLKGLGVIMLFVSGWLGGTLVYRNQIGVDPRYANAGKWIEAHFNQTSGSIEVATSNELETDQMKLLHVGNKRIVLAKTESEYLAFDDRCTHKGGSLAGGMMICGTVQCPWHGSQFDCKTGLVKAGPATEKIATYPVTETNGKVYLSL, encoded by the coding sequence ATGAAAAGTAAAGCCAGTATTAAAGGTCACCCGCTACATCCCATACTTATTCCGTTTCCTATTGCTTTTTTGATCGGTACTTTCGTTTTTGATTTGCTACATGTAATAAACCGCAACGAAAGTTACTGGCAAACGGCTGGGTACCTGGAAATAGCTGGTATAGTTACAGCATTAGCGGCTGCCGTGCCAGGTGCTGTGGATTATTTTACTATTGTGCCACCGCAAAGCTCAGGTAAGAAGCGGGCAACGCAACATGCCTTAGTTAATGTGGGCATGGTGTTGGTTTTTATTATTGCTCTTTTTTTAAGAGATAAGGCAAGCAACATTGTTATTTTAGGTTTAAAAGGCCTAGGTGTAATTATGTTATTTGTATCGGGCTGGTTGGGTGGTACGCTGGTTTACCGCAACCAGATAGGGGTAGACCCACGCTATGCCAACGCCGGTAAATGGATAGAAGCTCACTTTAACCAAACGAGCGGCAGCATTGAAGTGGCAACGAGCAACGAACTTGAAACTGATCAGATGAAATTGCTGCATGTAGGCAATAAGCGAATTGTACTGGCCAAAACCGAAAGTGAGTACCTAGCTTTTGATGATCGCTGCACGCACAAAGGTGGCTCCCTGGCTGGAGGCATGATGATTTGCGGAACGGTACAGTGCCCGTGGCACGGTTCGCAATTTGACTGCAAAACCGGCCTTGTAAAAGCCGGCCCTGCAACCGAGAAGATAGCCACTTATCCCGTAACTGAAACCAACGGCAAAGTCTATTTAAGTTTATAG
- a CDS encoding DUF4406 domain-containing protein, with the protein MTNNQSLMILVAGPYRSGTHDDPALIAANVRAMTDTALKIYRMGHLPVLGEWFALPLIEAAGSKQTGDAIFNEIFHPVAVQLIDHCDAILRIGGPSAGADEMVSTGRAKGKLIYLDPEDIPPIIAT; encoded by the coding sequence ATGACAAATAACCAATCTTTAATGATATTGGTTGCAGGCCCTTACCGCTCCGGCACCCATGATGATCCTGCCCTTATTGCCGCCAATGTGAGGGCAATGACAGATACAGCGCTTAAAATTTACCGGATGGGGCATTTGCCTGTGCTTGGCGAGTGGTTTGCACTGCCACTTATTGAAGCTGCCGGATCAAAACAAACCGGTGATGCTATTTTCAATGAGATATTTCATCCTGTAGCTGTACAGCTAATAGACCACTGCGATGCCATACTACGCATTGGCGGACCATCTGCCGGGGCCGATGAAATGGTTAGCACCGGACGAGCGAAAGGAAAATTAATTTATTTGGACCCGGAAGATATCCCGCCCATTATAGCAACCTAA
- a CDS encoding MOSC domain-containing protein, with product MKLSANSPLQKLMNTMPQQGMVTWIGIRPKRKAPLLSLNEVDAITLKGLAGDHFSGSPTSKRQLTLIQQEHLDLIASVMQKPDLTPGDLRRNIVVKGINLHALKDRKFWIGSVLLEYTGECHPCSRMEETLGPGGYNAVRGHGGITARIVKGGAITVGDKVRVAESEEKSE from the coding sequence ATGAAATTATCAGCTAATTCGCCATTGCAAAAACTGATGAATACCATGCCACAACAAGGCATGGTAACCTGGATTGGCATAAGGCCCAAACGCAAAGCGCCTCTGCTATCACTCAATGAGGTGGATGCCATCACCTTGAAAGGTTTGGCCGGCGATCATTTTTCGGGCTCGCCTACCAGCAAGCGGCAGCTTACGCTCATACAACAGGAACACCTGGATTTGATTGCATCGGTAATGCAGAAACCAGATTTAACGCCCGGCGATTTACGCCGCAACATTGTGGTTAAAGGTATCAACCTGCATGCGCTTAAAGACCGTAAATTCTGGATAGGTTCGGTGTTGCTGGAATACACCGGCGAATGCCATCCCTGTTCGCGCATGGAAGAGACATTAGGCCCGGGCGGTTACAATGCGGTGCGAGGACATGGCGGCATTACAGCGCGCATTGTAAAAGGCGGTGCAATTACCGTGGGCGATAAAGTACGTGTAGCTGAAAGTGAAGAAAAAAGTGAATAA
- a CDS encoding DUF3037 domain-containing protein gives MPEQHLFEYAVIRVVPRVEREEFLNVGVILYCAKLKFLRCIITVDCERLQAFCKQLDVDDLQQNLHAFEQICLGSPQSGAIGKLDAASRFRWLTATRSTVVQASKVHPGFCADALVTLQKLHVQLVL, from the coding sequence ATGCCAGAGCAACACTTATTTGAGTACGCCGTAATACGCGTTGTGCCCAGGGTTGAGCGCGAGGAATTTTTGAACGTTGGCGTAATTCTATATTGTGCCAAACTAAAGTTTTTAAGGTGTATCATCACTGTGGATTGTGAGCGCCTGCAGGCTTTTTGCAAGCAGTTAGATGTTGATGATTTACAGCAAAATTTACATGCCTTTGAGCAAATTTGCCTGGGCAGCCCGCAAAGCGGCGCTATTGGCAAGCTGGATGCGGCATCCAGGTTCAGGTGGCTCACGGCTACACGGAGCACGGTAGTGCAGGCCTCAAAAGTGCACCCTGGTTTTTGTGCAGATGCATTGGTAACGCTGCAGAAATTACACGTACAACTGGTATTGTAA
- a CDS encoding HipA family kinase — translation MVIDPLQLRTVDVIRYVTPLREGGSLPAIAEADDEFLYVLKFRGAGQGVKALIAELIGCEIARALGLRVPELVFARLDTAFGRTEPDEEIQDLLKASTGLNLALHYLSGAITFDAVVTKLNSRLSSQIVWLDCLLTNVDRTPRNTNMLMWHKELWLIDHGAALYFHHSWYNWREQAVKPFVQVKDHVLLPWASELDEVDAEFKTLLTNDQIRHIVNLIPDDWLIDASTTDTANERREVYYQFLTTRLAASEIFITEAKNARATLI, via the coding sequence ATGGTTATAGATCCACTTCAGTTACGAACGGTTGATGTAATACGGTATGTTACCCCTCTACGCGAAGGGGGTTCGTTGCCTGCCATTGCCGAGGCCGATGACGAATTTTTATATGTACTTAAATTCAGGGGGGCAGGGCAAGGCGTTAAAGCGCTTATTGCCGAGTTGATTGGCTGCGAGATTGCCCGTGCGCTGGGGCTCAGAGTTCCTGAATTGGTATTTGCCAGACTCGATACCGCTTTTGGTCGCACTGAGCCCGACGAAGAAATACAAGATTTGCTAAAAGCAAGCACCGGCTTAAATCTGGCCTTGCATTATCTGTCGGGCGCTATCACTTTTGATGCTGTAGTTACAAAGTTGAATAGCCGGCTTTCCTCACAAATTGTTTGGTTAGATTGCTTATTGACTAACGTTGACAGAACCCCGCGCAACACGAACATGCTGATGTGGCACAAGGAGCTCTGGCTTATTGACCATGGTGCCGCTTTATACTTTCATCATAGCTGGTATAACTGGCGCGAGCAGGCTGTAAAGCCTTTTGTACAGGTAAAAGACCATGTACTGCTGCCATGGGCTAGCGAGCTGGATGAAGTTGATGCCGAGTTTAAAACTTTGCTTACCAACGATCAAATTCGCCATATAGTAAACTTAATACCCGATGATTGGCTGATTGATGCATCAACAACCGACACTGCCAATGAACGCCGCGAAGTGTATTACCAATTTTTAACCACACGTTTAGCTGCGTCAGAAATATTTATAACCGAAGCCAAAAATGCCAGAGCAACACTTATTTGA